One genomic window of Salirhabdus salicampi includes the following:
- the ptsP gene encoding phosphoenolpyruvate--protein phosphotransferase translates to MSQLKGIGASDGIAIAKAYVLESPDLSYEKKAVVEVEAEVKRLEEALNVSKSELEKIREHTKQAIGDEHAEIFSAHLLVLNDPELIQPIKDKIQNENVNAESALDEVANMFIDMFKSMDNEYMRERAADIQDVTKRVMAHLLQVTFPDPALINEEVIVIADDLTPSDTAQLNKQYVKGFTTNIGGRTSHSAIMARSLEIPAVVGTKTVTKDVQAGDIIIVDGLDGDVLINPTDNQIASYRQKQEEFAAKKEEWAKLKDQPTISADNVQVELAANIGTPEDVDGVLRNGGEGVGLYRTEFLYMGKNSLPTEDEQFDAYKTVLEKMENKPVVVRTLDIGGDKELDYLELPKELNPFLGFRAIRFCLERDDIFRTQLRALLRASEYGNLKIMFPMVSTLEEFREAKKLLLEEKEQLVEQGVNVKDDIEIGIMVEIPSTAVIAKQFAKEVDFFSIGTNDLIQYTMAADRMNEKVSYLYQPYHPAILNLVHNVIEAAHSEGKWTGMCGEMAGDPIAIPLLLGLGLDEFSMSATSILPARSQIAQLSKEDLANLKDKFLAASTAEEVVEIVKEVTNG, encoded by the coding sequence ATGAGTCAGTTAAAAGGGATTGGTGCTTCCGATGGAATAGCCATTGCGAAAGCATACGTTCTAGAGTCCCCTGATCTTTCGTACGAAAAGAAAGCGGTTGTAGAAGTTGAAGCTGAAGTAAAACGACTAGAGGAAGCTCTAAACGTTTCGAAGTCTGAATTAGAAAAAATTCGTGAACATACAAAGCAAGCTATAGGAGATGAGCATGCAGAGATTTTCTCTGCTCATCTTCTTGTCTTGAATGACCCTGAGTTAATACAACCAATTAAAGATAAAATTCAAAACGAAAATGTAAACGCTGAATCAGCTTTAGATGAGGTAGCCAATATGTTTATTGACATGTTTAAGAGCATGGACAATGAATATATGCGGGAGCGTGCTGCAGATATTCAGGACGTTACAAAACGGGTTATGGCTCACTTACTACAAGTAACTTTCCCGGACCCTGCCTTAATTAATGAAGAGGTAATTGTCATTGCAGACGACTTAACTCCGTCTGATACAGCACAGTTAAATAAACAGTATGTAAAAGGGTTCACGACGAATATTGGCGGAAGAACTTCCCATTCTGCTATTATGGCAAGATCTTTAGAGATTCCAGCTGTAGTAGGTACGAAAACGGTGACGAAAGATGTACAAGCTGGGGATATTATTATCGTCGATGGATTAGATGGTGATGTTCTCATCAATCCGACCGATAATCAAATTGCATCCTATCGTCAAAAACAAGAAGAATTCGCAGCGAAGAAGGAAGAATGGGCGAAATTAAAGGATCAACCAACGATTTCTGCCGATAACGTTCAAGTTGAGCTAGCTGCAAACATTGGTACACCTGAAGATGTAGACGGTGTATTACGTAATGGTGGCGAAGGCGTAGGATTATATAGAACCGAATTCTTATACATGGGTAAAAATAGTCTTCCAACTGAAGATGAACAGTTTGATGCTTATAAAACCGTTCTTGAAAAGATGGAAAACAAGCCAGTTGTCGTTCGTACATTAGATATCGGCGGTGACAAAGAGCTTGATTACCTGGAACTACCGAAAGAACTAAATCCGTTCTTAGGATTCCGGGCAATTCGCTTCTGTCTTGAGAGAGATGATATTTTCCGCACTCAATTGCGCGCACTTTTACGTGCAAGTGAGTATGGAAATTTAAAAATTATGTTCCCTATGGTCTCAACATTAGAAGAGTTCCGTGAAGCGAAAAAGCTGTTGCTTGAAGAAAAAGAACAACTCGTTGAGCAAGGTGTTAACGTAAAAGATGACATTGAAATTGGTATTATGGTTGAAATTCCGTCAACTGCAGTTATCGCTAAACAGTTCGCTAAAGAAGTTGATTTCTTTAGCATCGGAACAAACGACTTAATTCAATATACAATGGCGGCAGACCGTATGAATGAGAAGGTATCATACTTATATCAACCATACCACCCTGCAATCTTAAACTTAGTTCATAACGTTATAGAAGCTGCTCATAGCGAAGGTAAATGGACAGGCATGTGTGGTGAAATGGCCGGCGATCCAATTGCAATACCATTACTACTTGGCCTTGGGCTAGATGAATTTAGTATGAGTGCAACATCAATTTTGCCGGCAAGATCACAAATTGCACAACTTTCTAAAGAAGATTTGGCGAACCTAAAGGATAAATTCTTAGCTGCTTCAACTGCTGAAGAAGTCGTTGAAATTGTTAAGGAAGTAACAAACGGTTAA
- a CDS encoding phosphocarrier protein HPr — MVEKTFTITASEGVHARPATVLVQKASAFQSDINLEYKEKSVNLKSIMGVMSLGIPSGAEIKITAEGSDEEEALQALADLLKNEGLGE, encoded by the coding sequence ATGGTAGAAAAAACATTCACAATCACAGCATCAGAGGGCGTTCATGCTCGTCCAGCAACAGTACTTGTACAAAAAGCAAGCGCTTTTCAATCAGATATAAACTTAGAGTATAAGGAAAAATCCGTTAACTTAAAGTCTATTATGGGCGTTATGTCATTAGGAATCCCTTCAGGGGCCGAAATTAAAATCACTGCTGAAGGTTCAGATGAAGAAGAGGCATTACAAGCATTAGCAGATTTATTGAAGAATGAAGGTCTGGGGGAATAA
- a CDS encoding PTS fructose transporter subunit IIABC: MKITELLTEDTVVLNLSATSKEDVIDELIETLDAGKYLSDKSRFKEAILARESQSTTGVGEGIAIPHAKTDAVRNPAIVFGRSTDGVDYDSLDGQPAHLFFMIAATEGASNEHLEALSKLSSYLMDESFRAKLESATTVEDVIKAVNEKEADQGNEEPVEQSSDIHLLAVTACPTGIAHTYMAADKLKDTAKKLGVNMKVETRGSGGAKNVLTSEEIENADVIIVAADTKVETNRFKGKRVIETSVGNAIHKTDHLIERAMKKDAPIYKGDGSGNGSNERTERRGFYKHLMNGVSHMLPFVVAGGILIAISFIFGINAFDPEHPSYHPFAEALMTIGGGNAFGLMVPILAGFIAMSIADKPGFTAGMVAGMLANSSDAGFLGGIIAGFLGGYIVVGLHYLLKGLPKWLEGIKAILFIPVLGVGLSGLIMLYVINEPVSAINTGLSHWLSSLNDANAVILGLLLGAMMAFDMGGPVNKAAYVFGTGLLASGVTAPMAAVMAAGMTPPLGIALAVVLYKKKFTSEERKAAPSTAAMGISFITEGAIPFAAADPLRVIPSIMVGSAVTGALSMAFNTTLQAPHGGFFVLFIPNAISNVLLYGLAIIVGTVVTAFLLGTFKKPIQNS, from the coding sequence TTGAAAATAACTGAGCTATTAACAGAAGATACAGTTGTCCTGAACTTATCAGCTACTTCAAAGGAAGACGTGATTGATGAGTTAATAGAAACATTAGATGCAGGAAAATATCTTTCAGATAAATCCCGTTTCAAAGAGGCTATACTCGCCAGAGAAAGTCAAAGCACAACTGGTGTTGGTGAAGGGATTGCGATTCCCCATGCAAAAACAGATGCCGTCCGTAACCCTGCCATTGTCTTCGGACGCTCCACTGATGGGGTTGATTATGACTCACTAGACGGGCAACCAGCACACCTATTTTTTATGATTGCTGCTACTGAAGGTGCTTCCAATGAGCACTTAGAAGCATTATCCAAATTATCATCCTATTTAATGGATGAATCATTTCGGGCTAAACTTGAAAGCGCTACAACGGTAGAGGACGTAATAAAAGCTGTAAACGAAAAAGAAGCTGATCAAGGAAATGAAGAACCCGTTGAACAGTCATCAGATATTCACCTGTTAGCCGTTACCGCTTGCCCAACAGGTATTGCCCATACGTATATGGCAGCGGATAAATTAAAGGATACTGCAAAGAAACTCGGTGTTAATATGAAAGTAGAAACAAGAGGTTCTGGTGGAGCGAAGAATGTTCTAACAAGCGAAGAGATTGAAAACGCTGATGTCATTATAGTTGCAGCCGATACGAAAGTGGAAACGAACCGATTTAAAGGAAAACGAGTTATTGAAACAAGTGTAGGAAATGCTATTCATAAGACTGACCATTTAATTGAGAGAGCGATGAAAAAAGATGCTCCCATTTATAAAGGGGATGGATCAGGAAATGGATCCAATGAGAGAACAGAAAGACGAGGATTCTATAAGCACTTAATGAACGGGGTTTCTCATATGCTACCATTTGTTGTAGCAGGAGGAATTTTAATTGCAATCTCTTTCATTTTTGGCATTAATGCGTTTGACCCTGAACACCCATCTTATCACCCATTTGCTGAAGCTCTAATGACTATAGGTGGCGGCAATGCATTCGGGTTAATGGTCCCAATCCTTGCTGGTTTTATCGCAATGAGCATAGCCGATAAACCTGGTTTTACTGCTGGAATGGTTGCAGGTATGTTGGCAAATAGTTCTGATGCAGGCTTTTTAGGCGGAATTATTGCAGGTTTTCTAGGCGGTTATATAGTTGTAGGACTTCATTACTTGTTAAAAGGATTACCAAAGTGGTTAGAAGGAATTAAAGCCATTTTATTTATTCCTGTTCTTGGAGTAGGACTATCTGGTCTTATTATGTTATATGTAATTAATGAACCGGTGAGCGCTATTAATACTGGACTGTCCCATTGGTTATCAAGTTTAAATGACGCAAATGCTGTCATTCTAGGTTTACTTTTAGGAGCAATGATGGCCTTTGATATGGGGGGACCCGTGAACAAAGCGGCCTATGTATTTGGTACCGGGTTATTGGCCAGCGGAGTCACTGCACCGATGGCGGCTGTAATGGCCGCTGGTATGACACCTCCATTAGGTATTGCATTAGCTGTCGTTCTTTATAAAAAGAAATTTACGAGTGAAGAAAGAAAGGCAGCGCCATCTACAGCAGCAATGGGGATTTCCTTTATTACCGAAGGTGCGATTCCATTTGCAGCGGCCGATCCGTTACGTGTCATCCCTTCAATCATGGTAGGTTCAGCGGTAACAGGTGCTCTGTCAATGGCTTTTAATACAACATTACAAGCACCACACGGAGGATTTTTCGTCTTATTTATACCAAACGCTATTTCTAACGTACTTCTATACGGTTTAGCTATAATAGTGGGAACTGTTGTGACGGCATTCCTACTTGGAACATTCAAAAAACCAATTCAAAACTCCTAG
- the pfkB gene encoding 1-phosphofructokinase: MIYTCTLNPSVDYFVMAENFHEGQLNRATKSQYYPGGKGINVSRILSRLHVENIALGFVGGFTGQFITEFLGRENVKHNFTEIDDVTRINVKIKSQIETELNGSGPTISSKKQHELLTNIQQLNEDDLLILAGSLPNSLPDNFYEQITNICQNRNVPFVVDTSGKSLEQLVKKKPFLIKPNHHELGELFNTSIQTVQDAVKYAEQLVEDGVENVIVSLGEKGAIFVNNFVQYKADVPQGEVKNTVGAGDSLLSGFISSYITNKNEKEAFQYGVATGSATAFNLDLCTKEDVENLLNHINITTIRG, from the coding sequence ATGATATACACCTGTACTTTAAACCCTTCTGTTGATTACTTTGTTATGGCAGAAAACTTTCATGAAGGGCAATTAAATCGGGCAACAAAAAGCCAATATTATCCTGGTGGAAAAGGCATTAATGTTTCAAGGATCTTGTCCCGCTTACACGTTGAGAATATAGCGCTCGGCTTTGTCGGTGGATTTACAGGGCAATTTATTACCGAATTTCTGGGACGTGAGAATGTAAAGCATAACTTTACCGAGATCGATGATGTCACAAGGATTAACGTGAAAATCAAATCACAAATAGAAACGGAATTAAATGGATCTGGTCCTACCATTTCGTCAAAAAAGCAGCATGAACTGTTAACCAATATTCAACAACTGAACGAAGATGATTTACTCATATTAGCTGGCAGTTTACCCAATTCGTTACCCGACAATTTTTATGAACAAATTACGAATATATGTCAAAATCGCAACGTCCCTTTTGTTGTTGATACTTCCGGCAAGTCTCTTGAACAATTAGTTAAGAAGAAACCCTTTTTAATCAAACCAAATCACCATGAACTTGGAGAGTTATTTAATACAAGTATTCAAACTGTTCAAGATGCAGTGAAGTATGCTGAACAGCTCGTCGAAGATGGGGTTGAAAATGTCATCGTATCACTAGGAGAAAAAGGAGCAATATTTGTTAACAACTTTGTACAGTACAAGGCTGATGTGCCACAAGGTGAGGTCAAAAATACTGTCGGAGCAGGTGATTCATTGTTGTCGGGATTTATCTCTTCTTATATTACAAATAAAAACGAAAAAGAAGCCTTTCAATATGGAGTAGCAACTGGATCAGCAACTGCTTTTAATCTTGATTTATGTACAAAAGAAGATGTGGAAAATTTACTCAATCACATAAATATTACAACTATTAGGGGGTAA
- a CDS encoding DeoR/GlpR family DNA-binding transcription regulator: protein MLTPERHQIILNLLKEKQNVTIHELVEVTSSSDSTIRRDLSQLENENYLKRVHGGAVYMKQKGEELSISEKSTKYSTEKQAIGRYAAQLVEDGDCIFLDAGTTTMQMIPFLREKDIVVVTNGLSHVEWLSDYNIKTYLTGGFIKGKTRALIGQKTMESIGSYRFDKCFLGANGFHPEHGYTTPDPEEAEIKKLALSLSQEQFMLADNSKLHEVTFARISSLDKATLVTNTIPQKYEEILKEKTNVKVVSS from the coding sequence TTGCTTACTCCTGAACGTCATCAAATTATTTTAAATCTATTAAAAGAGAAACAGAACGTAACCATCCATGAATTAGTTGAAGTGACTTCGTCCTCAGACTCTACTATTCGCAGGGATTTAAGCCAGTTAGAGAACGAAAATTATTTAAAACGTGTTCATGGTGGCGCCGTATATATGAAGCAAAAGGGTGAAGAATTAAGCATTTCCGAAAAATCAACAAAGTACTCAACTGAAAAACAGGCGATTGGCAGGTATGCTGCTCAGTTGGTTGAGGATGGAGATTGCATTTTCCTCGATGCGGGCACAACAACAATGCAAATGATTCCATTTTTAAGAGAGAAAGACATCGTAGTCGTTACAAACGGCTTGAGCCATGTGGAGTGGCTCTCTGATTACAACATAAAGACGTATTTAACTGGCGGATTCATAAAAGGGAAAACGAGAGCACTAATTGGACAAAAAACAATGGAAAGCATCGGTTCTTATCGCTTTGATAAATGTTTTTTAGGCGCAAACGGTTTTCATCCAGAGCATGGATATACGACCCCCGATCCAGAAGAAGCCGAGATAAAAAAACTAGCACTTTCCTTAAGTCAAGAGCAGTTTATGCTCGCGGATAACTCAAAGTTACATGAAGTTACCTTTGCTCGAATTTCATCATTAGACAAGGCAACTTTAGTGACAAACACAATACCGCAAAAATATGAAGAAATACTCAAAGAAAAAACTAACGTAAAGGTTGTGTCATCATGA
- the secG gene encoding preprotein translocase subunit SecG — protein sequence MYGLLVTLLIIDVILLIVLVLLQTGKSAGLSGAISGGAEQLFGKQKARGLDAVLHKATIVTGVLFFVLTFLLGYIV from the coding sequence ATGTATGGCTTGTTAGTAACGTTGTTAATCATTGATGTAATACTATTGATAGTACTTGTCCTTTTACAAACTGGGAAAAGTGCCGGACTGTCGGGAGCAATTTCCGGAGGTGCTGAACAATTATTCGGTAAGCAAAAAGCACGGGGATTAGATGCCGTTTTACACAAAGCGACGATTGTAACGGGTGTACTGTTTTTTGTACTCACGTTCTTGCTTGGATATATCGTATAG
- a CDS encoding alpha/beta hydrolase, translating to MKIKTPEPFTFEAGQRAVLLLHGFTGHSADVRMLGRYLQKKGYTSHAPIYRGHGAPPEELVKYTPEDWWEDVQHALHHLKMKGYDEIAVAGLSLGGVLGLKLAYSEPITGVIPMCSPMFFDNETQLKSGFQQFAKEYKQLEQKPHEQIEAEIKELMDNAMNTFEALEQFLKEVHDHIDEIYTPTFVIQARKDEMINTESANYIYDEVETDEKQIKWYEESGHVITLDKEKDQLHEDIFHFLETLDWSDR from the coding sequence ATGAAGATAAAGACACCTGAACCTTTTACATTTGAAGCAGGACAAAGAGCTGTCCTATTATTACACGGATTCACCGGTCATTCCGCAGATGTTCGTATGTTAGGGCGCTATTTACAAAAAAAAGGATACACATCTCACGCACCAATCTATAGAGGACACGGTGCTCCACCAGAAGAGCTCGTCAAATATACACCAGAAGATTGGTGGGAAGACGTACAACATGCTTTACATCATTTAAAAATGAAGGGATATGATGAGATCGCTGTTGCAGGCTTATCATTAGGTGGAGTGCTCGGGTTAAAGTTAGCTTATTCAGAACCGATTACTGGCGTAATTCCAATGTGTTCACCAATGTTTTTTGACAATGAAACGCAATTGAAGAGTGGATTTCAACAATTTGCAAAGGAATATAAGCAACTGGAACAAAAGCCGCATGAACAAATTGAGGCTGAAATTAAAGAGTTAATGGACAACGCCATGAATACATTTGAGGCATTGGAGCAGTTCTTAAAAGAAGTACATGATCACATTGACGAAATTTACACACCTACTTTTGTCATTCAAGCCCGTAAGGATGAAATGATTAATACAGAAAGTGCAAATTATATATATGACGAAGTAGAAACGGATGAAAAACAAATTAAGTGGTATGAAGAGTCAGGACATGTTATTACCCTGGACAAAGAGAAGGATCAGTTACATGAAGATATCTTTCATTTTTTAGAAACACTTGATTGGTCTGACCGTTAA
- the rnr gene encoding ribonuclease R gives MEHFHENAKPLSVDEIEEIFKLQGSNDFTELMKTLNELEQEGELVRTRKNRYGIPEKMNLIRGKVQMHAKGFAFLIPDDEGRDDVFIPQAHLHSAMNGDKVLVRIDSGGGEGQRSEGTVIRILERNLDTIVGTYDDNGQFGFVVADDKRIPNDIFIPKEAANGAVDGHKVLVKITKFPEERMSAEGEVIEILGHKNDPGIDILSIIYKHGIKSDFPPEVLEQATEVPDEIDPNEIEHRRDLRDEVIITIDGADAKDLDDAVHVKRLENGNYKLGVYIADVSYYVKENSPIDKEALERGTSVYLTDRVIPMIPHRLSNGICSLNPQVDRLTLGCEMEINKQGEVVKHEIFQSVINTTERMTYTDVNKILLDKDEELRIKYDAIVPMLEDMENLAAILRSKRMERGAIDFDFKEAKVEIDDEGKAVDVVLRERSVAEKLIEEFMLAANETIAEHFHWMNVPFIHRIHEDPDPAKLQTFFEFIANLGYVVRGTSNDIHPKALQNVLEEVKGTDEDMVISKLMLRSMQQAKYDPKSVGHFGLSTDFYTHFTSPIRRYPDLIVHRLIRTYLIEGNLDKKTQEHWKERLPEIARHTSAMERRAVDAERETDDLKKAEFMQGKIGEEFDGVISSVTNFGLFVELANTVEGLVHVSYLTDDYYHFDERHYAMIGERTGNIFRVGDEITVRCVNVNLDERVVDFEIVGMKPRKERPKKARPTVIKAKEKKEKKKPDGPKGKEKGKKGKKAKKPFYEGVRKKKKK, from the coding sequence ATGGAACATTTCCATGAAAACGCGAAACCACTATCAGTGGATGAAATTGAGGAAATTTTTAAGTTGCAAGGTTCGAATGATTTTACCGAATTGATGAAAACATTAAATGAGCTGGAACAAGAAGGAGAATTAGTCCGTACACGAAAAAACCGGTACGGCATCCCTGAAAAAATGAACTTAATTCGGGGTAAGGTGCAAATGCATGCAAAAGGATTTGCTTTTTTAATTCCAGATGATGAGGGTCGGGACGATGTCTTTATCCCTCAGGCTCATTTGCATTCTGCCATGAATGGGGATAAAGTGTTAGTCCGAATTGATTCTGGTGGAGGAGAAGGGCAACGTTCTGAAGGTACAGTGATTCGCATATTAGAACGGAATCTTGATACCATTGTTGGAACATATGATGATAACGGTCAATTTGGATTTGTCGTTGCTGATGATAAACGAATTCCAAACGATATATTCATCCCGAAGGAAGCTGCTAACGGGGCGGTAGATGGTCATAAAGTGTTAGTGAAAATAACAAAGTTCCCTGAAGAACGCATGAGTGCTGAAGGGGAAGTAATTGAAATATTAGGCCATAAAAATGATCCGGGAATCGATATTTTATCCATTATTTATAAACATGGCATTAAGTCTGATTTTCCTCCAGAAGTTTTAGAGCAAGCGACAGAGGTTCCGGACGAAATTGATCCAAATGAAATTGAACATCGTCGCGATTTACGTGATGAAGTTATCATAACAATCGATGGGGCAGATGCAAAGGACCTCGATGATGCTGTCCATGTAAAACGTCTTGAAAATGGAAATTACAAACTGGGTGTCTATATTGCGGACGTATCGTACTATGTAAAAGAGAATAGTCCAATCGATAAAGAGGCATTAGAACGTGGGACAAGCGTTTATTTAACAGACCGTGTTATTCCGATGATTCCGCACCGCCTTTCAAATGGCATTTGTTCCTTAAACCCACAGGTAGATCGTTTAACCCTTGGCTGTGAAATGGAAATTAACAAGCAAGGTGAAGTTGTAAAACATGAGATTTTCCAAAGTGTGATCAACACAACTGAGCGGATGACTTATACAGATGTAAACAAAATCTTACTAGATAAAGATGAAGAATTACGAATAAAATATGATGCCATTGTGCCAATGTTAGAAGACATGGAAAACTTAGCAGCCATTTTACGAAGCAAACGAATGGAACGTGGGGCAATAGACTTCGACTTTAAAGAAGCGAAAGTGGAAATTGATGATGAAGGAAAAGCAGTGGATGTCGTATTACGGGAACGTTCAGTGGCTGAAAAACTCATCGAAGAATTTATGTTAGCCGCTAATGAAACGATTGCTGAACATTTCCATTGGATGAATGTTCCGTTTATTCACCGTATCCACGAAGATCCGGATCCAGCGAAACTGCAAACCTTCTTTGAGTTTATTGCCAACTTAGGCTATGTCGTGCGGGGAACCTCAAATGACATTCATCCGAAGGCGTTGCAAAACGTACTGGAGGAAGTAAAAGGTACAGATGAGGATATGGTGATTTCCAAACTAATGTTGCGTTCAATGCAGCAGGCGAAATACGACCCGAAAAGTGTAGGGCACTTTGGTTTATCTACTGATTTCTACACTCATTTTACTTCACCAATCCGTCGTTACCCTGATTTAATCGTACACCGACTCATTCGAACGTATCTTATTGAAGGGAACTTGGATAAGAAAACACAAGAGCATTGGAAGGAGAGGCTTCCGGAGATTGCTCGTCACACGTCCGCTATGGAAAGACGTGCAGTTGATGCCGAACGTGAAACAGATGATCTGAAAAAGGCGGAATTCATGCAAGGCAAAATTGGTGAAGAGTTCGACGGTGTCATTAGCTCTGTTACAAACTTTGGTTTGTTTGTGGAACTGGCCAACACAGTTGAAGGTCTTGTTCATGTAAGTTATTTAACTGATGACTACTATCATTTTGATGAAAGACATTACGCAATGATTGGCGAAAGAACCGGAAATATCTTCCGGGTAGGGGATGAAATAACGGTACGATGTGTTAATGTGAATTTAGATGAACGGGTAGTTGACTTTGAAATTGTCGGTATGAAACCACGCAAAGAGAGGCCGAAAAAAGCCAGACCGACAGTGATTAAAGCTAAGGAAAAAAAAGAAAAGAAAAAACCGGATGGACCTAAAGGGAAAGAAAAAGGGAAAAAAGGGAAAAAGGCTAAGAAACCTTTTTATGAAGGTGTTCGTAAAAAGAAGAAAAAATAA
- a CDS encoding GNAT family N-acetyltransferase: MPQDTLQIRQLQQSDLPSLEQMDTGIEDDYVIRIFSDLVKSERHEMYGLFRDENLVTIAGYSLFANHFAMLGRLRSDRRFTAKGYATELMKTVIEELKRKSFVKWIGANTQRNNISARKVLQKLGMQSHTTVYSSKLIHPKNIYGKPGPLWQTAETITEKRAWLASVKESALGMFPYECYYPFPYDYLLFSDEYLEGCTFYYNEEKSRFFILKEDRKDQWYLQFIYFWNDHFEQPGLIDTVIRALNTYSSDYNLWVDFSEHAYEHLPYKDAFDIQDPWMMHGFWVR; the protein is encoded by the coding sequence ATGCCACAAGATACACTACAAATTCGGCAGTTACAACAGTCCGACTTACCATCTTTGGAGCAAATGGATACTGGTATTGAAGATGACTATGTCATCCGGATTTTTTCAGACTTAGTCAAGAGTGAACGTCATGAAATGTACGGCTTATTTCGAGATGAAAACTTAGTTACGATTGCAGGATACTCCCTTTTCGCAAACCATTTTGCTATGTTAGGGCGCTTAAGAAGTGACCGTCGTTTTACGGCGAAAGGATACGCGACTGAATTAATGAAAACAGTTATTGAAGAGCTGAAAAGAAAATCTTTTGTAAAATGGATTGGCGCCAACACACAACGAAATAATATTTCAGCACGTAAAGTATTACAAAAATTAGGTATGCAAAGTCACACAACCGTTTATTCATCTAAGCTTATACACCCGAAAAACATCTATGGTAAACCCGGTCCGTTATGGCAGACTGCGGAAACCATTACTGAAAAACGTGCATGGTTAGCATCGGTGAAAGAAAGTGCATTAGGCATGTTTCCTTACGAATGTTATTATCCGTTCCCATACGATTATCTCCTCTTTTCCGATGAATACTTAGAGGGATGCACATTTTATTATAATGAAGAAAAATCAAGGTTTTTTATTTTGAAAGAGGACCGCAAAGATCAATGGTATCTTCAATTCATTTATTTTTGGAATGATCATTTCGAACAACCTGGACTGATAGATACTGTAATTCGAGCTTTAAATACCTATTCTTCGGACTACAATTTATGGGTTGACTTTTCCGAGCATGCATATGAGCATCTACCATATAAAGATGCATTTGATATCCAGGACCCGTGGATGATGCACGGTTTTTGGGTAAGGTGA
- a CDS encoding acyltransferase family protein codes for MTGHTASQRIYYFDNAKFLLILLVVIGHMVSPYRHESTFLQAFYKFIYTFHMPAFILIAGYFAKNVFKKGYVKKVCYKVLFPYFIFQLLYTAYFTFQTHTLEFTLFDPHWTLWFLLSFVGWHFLLLLFAKVKYSLLISIGIGVFIGFIPTIGTFLSLSRTFVFFPLFLLGYYLEKEHFSLLRQRGLRILSIYVLGTLLICYMLFLHDVPRDWLLASSSYTTIGVNPEIGAIVRLMIYGLVFLTTFAFLSVVPWRRTFYSKLGERTLYIYLLHGIVVKLLDTTPVIEVMINANVYVFLFLFGTMITFILGSNPVTKVTRPIIEPRRELQTKCR; via the coding sequence GTGACAGGTCACACGGCTTCGCAAAGAATCTATTACTTCGACAATGCAAAATTTTTATTAATTCTCTTAGTTGTTATCGGGCACATGGTAAGTCCATATCGGCACGAGTCAACCTTTCTACAAGCGTTTTATAAATTTATTTACACATTTCATATGCCCGCCTTTATCCTTATTGCCGGATATTTTGCCAAAAATGTATTCAAAAAAGGATATGTCAAGAAAGTATGTTATAAAGTGTTATTTCCTTATTTTATTTTTCAGTTATTATATACAGCTTATTTTACGTTTCAAACTCACACTTTGGAATTCACACTGTTTGATCCCCATTGGACGTTATGGTTTTTATTAAGTTTTGTCGGCTGGCATTTCCTGTTACTTCTGTTCGCAAAGGTGAAATATTCACTTCTCATAAGTATTGGGATTGGTGTTTTTATTGGCTTTATTCCTACAATCGGAACCTTTTTAAGTTTATCTCGGACGTTTGTTTTCTTCCCCTTGTTTTTACTTGGGTATTATTTAGAAAAGGAACATTTTTCATTGTTACGGCAACGCGGCTTACGAATACTAAGTATATATGTACTAGGCACGCTATTAATTTGCTATATGCTGTTTTTACACGATGTGCCCCGGGATTGGTTACTTGCCTCATCATCCTATACAACCATTGGTGTAAATCCTGAAATCGGTGCGATTGTTCGCCTAATGATATACGGACTCGTATTTTTAACGACATTCGCCTTTTTATCCGTCGTACCATGGCGAAGAACGTTCTACTCAAAACTAGGGGAGCGCACCTTGTATATTTATTTATTACATGGCATTGTAGTGAAACTATTAGATACTACACCTGTTATCGAGGTAATGATTAACGCCAATGTTTATGTATTTCTGTTTTTATTTGGTACTATGATTACTTTTATCTTAGGTTCAAATCCGGTAACAAAAGTTACCCGTCCAATCATTGAGCCCAGAAGAGAACTTCAAACTAAATGTAGATGA